A region from the Haloarcula limicola genome encodes:
- a CDS encoding DUF5791 family protein has protein sequence MLRAEFPDAGERSPEELLAAYESMLAATVESVGVERVAEETDLDETTVQRVADGDAADLPLEEAAAILGTDPEYPDADAVQAEAQDILLMGMTTAVMDVESLASGIDDEMEPKEIQQKIEGRYPMTLAEYAVLHSYIEGEQR, from the coding sequence ATGCTCAGAGCGGAGTTCCCCGATGCCGGCGAGCGGTCGCCCGAGGAATTACTCGCGGCCTACGAGTCGATGCTCGCGGCCACGGTCGAATCGGTCGGCGTCGAGAGAGTCGCCGAAGAGACTGACCTGGACGAGACGACGGTGCAACGCGTCGCGGACGGCGACGCCGCCGACCTCCCCCTAGAGGAGGCCGCCGCGATCCTCGGGACCGACCCCGAGTATCCCGACGCCGACGCCGTGCAGGCGGAGGCACAGGACATCCTCCTCATGGGGATGACGACGGCCGTGATGGACGTCGAATCGCTGGCCTCGGGCATCGACGACGAGATGGAACCCAAGGAGATCCAACAGAAGATAGAGGGTCGGTACCCGATGACGCTCGCCGAGTACGCCGTGCTTCACAGCTACATCGAGGGCGAACAGCGGTAA
- a CDS encoding DHH family phosphoesterase yields MLLVAAGDLAALAEGAAAYASDNPLQVAGIVVALLVVVGAVAFGYRYLTRTPAERLQSVLSGYEEIAVLMHPNPDPDAMSSALAVRQLASAVDTNAALYYPGEIRRPENRAFETVLDLDFDRVETVEDIDQHDVVLVDHNEPRGFPGAGDVDPVAVVDHHPGGGTGERFTDVRTDAGACATIFADYFESLSWTFYDVDTALTDGGVDTAGVPDHAVPSHVATGMVYGIQSDTRSLTNGCSASDFAAAAYLYEGMDGDLLNRIANPQIDAEVLDVKARAITSRVVRAPFAYSDVGEVSNTDAIPQAADELERLEGVSAVVVVGESKGTLRIAGRSRDDRVHIGRAIEAAVENIPMAEGGGHARMGGGQIPVEYLEGLGPSDGVSRSELQKRVFDSMSGER; encoded by the coding sequence ATGTTACTGGTGGCCGCCGGAGACCTGGCCGCGCTGGCGGAGGGGGCAGCCGCGTACGCCAGCGACAATCCGTTACAGGTCGCCGGGATCGTCGTCGCGCTCCTCGTCGTCGTCGGCGCGGTGGCGTTCGGGTACCGGTATCTCACGCGGACACCGGCCGAGCGACTCCAGTCGGTCCTGTCGGGATACGAGGAGATCGCGGTTCTGATGCATCCGAATCCCGACCCGGACGCGATGTCGTCGGCGCTGGCGGTCCGACAGCTCGCGTCGGCGGTGGACACGAACGCGGCGCTCTACTACCCCGGCGAGATCCGGCGACCGGAGAACCGCGCGTTCGAGACGGTACTCGACCTCGATTTCGACCGGGTCGAGACGGTCGAAGACATCGACCAACACGACGTCGTGCTGGTCGATCACAACGAACCGCGGGGGTTCCCGGGGGCCGGCGACGTCGATCCGGTCGCCGTCGTCGATCACCATCCCGGCGGCGGGACAGGCGAGCGGTTCACCGACGTTCGAACCGACGCCGGGGCCTGTGCGACTATTTTCGCGGACTACTTCGAATCGCTGAGCTGGACCTTCTACGACGTCGACACGGCGCTCACCGACGGCGGCGTCGACACGGCCGGCGTGCCGGACCACGCCGTCCCGAGCCACGTCGCGACCGGGATGGTGTACGGCATCCAGTCGGACACCCGGTCGCTGACGAACGGCTGTTCCGCCTCGGATTTCGCCGCCGCGGCGTACCTCTACGAGGGGATGGACGGCGACCTGCTGAACCGCATCGCCAACCCGCAGATAGACGCCGAAGTGTTGGACGTGAAGGCCCGAGCGATCACCTCCCGCGTGGTCCGAGCGCCGTTCGCGTACAGCGACGTCGGCGAGGTGTCGAACACCGACGCCATTCCGCAGGCCGCCGACGAACTGGAGCGGTTAGAGGGCGTCTCGGCCGTCGTGGTCGTCGGCGAGAGCAAGGGAACGCTCCGCATCGCCGGCCGCTCGCGCGACGACCGGGTCCACATCGGGCGGGCCATCGAGGCCGCCGTCGAGAACATCCCGATGGCCGAGGGCGGCGGCCACGCGCGGATGGGCGGCGGACAGATCCCAGTCGAGTATCTGGAGGGACTCGGCCCGAGCGACGGCGTCTCTCGGAGCGAGCTACAGAAGCGCGTCTTCGACTCGATGTCCGGCGAGCGCTGA
- a CDS encoding DUF7388 family protein: MTALSTVTLADAGIDAVALKPAEVDPRAAADLAVETLAVDYEGRAHVPDRETLSALAEDATVRVTTPVRADGYDPLGDDSALAALPDAVERILVAGHSAYLTDAEAERAVAPRLRAAAADAADPWVGTEGVERLALAVGGTQYELLSRSTERDVRALRAAGFDGGVAVYAPFVLAGDPDVVLDAAGAYAARRRPVRRALPDGAPTDSAATGRAREVLEAGVRDYALVGAPEAVADRTDRLREAGVDTVVGYPARGLGPLLG; encoded by the coding sequence ATGACAGCGCTCTCGACCGTGACGCTCGCCGACGCGGGGATCGACGCAGTCGCGCTCAAGCCCGCCGAGGTCGACCCGCGAGCGGCCGCCGACCTCGCCGTCGAGACGCTGGCCGTGGACTACGAGGGTCGGGCGCACGTCCCCGACCGAGAGACCCTCTCGGCGCTCGCCGAGGACGCGACGGTTCGCGTGACGACGCCGGTCCGGGCCGACGGCTACGACCCGCTGGGCGACGACAGCGCGCTCGCCGCGCTGCCGGACGCCGTCGAGCGAATTCTGGTGGCCGGCCACAGCGCCTATCTCACCGACGCGGAGGCCGAGCGAGCGGTCGCGCCGCGACTCCGGGCGGCCGCGGCCGACGCCGCCGATCCGTGGGTCGGCACCGAGGGCGTCGAGCGCCTCGCGCTGGCCGTCGGCGGCACGCAGTACGAACTGCTCTCGCGCTCGACCGAACGCGACGTTCGGGCGCTCCGGGCGGCCGGGTTCGACGGCGGCGTCGCGGTGTACGCGCCGTTCGTCCTCGCCGGCGACCCCGACGTCGTCCTCGACGCCGCGGGAGCCTACGCCGCCCGCCGCCGTCCCGTCCGTCGGGCGCTGCCGGACGGCGCGCCGACCGACAGCGCCGCGACCGGCCGAGCGCGCGAGGTGCTCGAAGCGGGGGTCCGGGACTACGCGCTGGTCGGCGCGCCCGAGGCCGTCGCCGACCGGACCGACCGACTCCGCGAGGCCGGAGTCGACACCGTCGTCGGCTACCCGGCCCGCGGGCTGGGGCCGCTGCTCGGGTAG
- a CDS encoding HVO_0758 family zinc finger protein, with protein sequence MDSVRKGLRAGDIEKDSYGRLSCTTCEESLATDNDPAEVGKVRVCPDCGSEWKELG encoded by the coding sequence ATGGACTCGGTCAGGAAGGGACTGCGGGCCGGCGACATCGAGAAAGACAGCTACGGGCGACTCTCCTGTACCACCTGCGAGGAGTCGCTGGCGACGGACAACGACCCCGCGGAGGTTGGCAAGGTGCGCGTCTGTCCCGACTGCGGTTCCGAGTGGAAGGAGCTGGGCTAA
- a CDS encoding SDR family oxidoreductase: MRVAILGCGYVGLELGRQLRADHDVVGVRRSEDGVAAIEDAGFDAVQADVTDADALSAVPDADWVVFAASSGGRGAEAAREVYVEGLRTAVDHFWSRDDPPERLVYTSSTGVYGDHGGDWVDEETPLAPQTEKTEVLAEAERIARERLVERGGHGTVARFAGLYGPDRYRLDRYLEGPVTAGYLNMVHRDDAAGAVRFLLEGDHREEVVLVVDDEPVEKWAFADWLAEQCDVAFPEKRTKDERLAEGDLSETASRRVRTSKRCSNELLRSLGYDFRYPTFREGYWPAIEAYLAA; this comes from the coding sequence ATGCGGGTCGCCATCCTCGGCTGTGGCTACGTCGGGCTGGAACTGGGCAGACAGCTGCGGGCCGACCACGACGTCGTCGGCGTCCGGCGCTCGGAGGACGGCGTCGCGGCGATCGAGGACGCCGGCTTCGACGCGGTGCAGGCCGACGTGACCGACGCCGACGCGCTGTCGGCCGTCCCGGACGCCGACTGGGTGGTCTTCGCGGCCAGTTCCGGCGGCCGTGGTGCCGAGGCCGCCCGCGAGGTGTACGTCGAGGGCCTGCGGACGGCCGTCGACCACTTCTGGTCGCGCGACGACCCACCTGAGCGGCTCGTCTACACCTCCAGTACGGGCGTCTACGGCGACCACGGCGGCGACTGGGTGGACGAGGAGACGCCGCTTGCCCCGCAGACCGAGAAGACCGAGGTGCTGGCCGAGGCCGAGCGAATCGCCCGCGAACGCCTCGTCGAACGTGGCGGCCACGGCACCGTTGCCCGTTTCGCGGGGCTGTACGGCCCCGACCGGTACCGACTGGACCGATATCTGGAGGGACCGGTCACCGCGGGCTATCTCAATATGGTTCACCGGGACGACGCCGCCGGCGCGGTGCGGTTCCTGCTGGAAGGGGACCACCGAGAGGAAGTCGTGCTGGTCGTGGACGACGAACCGGTCGAGAAGTGGGCCTTCGCCGACTGGCTCGCGGAGCAGTGTGACGTGGCGTTCCCGGAGAAACGGACCAAAGACGAGCGGCTGGCCGAGGGCGACCTCTCGGAGACGGCGAGTCGGCGCGTCCGGACGAGCAAGCGCTGTTCGAACGAACTCCTCCGCTCGCTCGGCTACGACTTCCGCTATCCGACGTTTCGAGAGGGTTACTGGCCCGCGATCGAGGCGTATCTGGCAGCCTAA
- a CDS encoding DUF7286 family protein — translation MRDDTRGRVPFALLGVLLLVSSLTLAPTLTPDPVPSDTAVERTLDRASAGTQTAMRDGVATAGRRAAASPVLEPADTPAGRALNDSQPFRDALRLRVYLRVRDHLRRVEARSEGVEATASLPAIETTEGYRNAIDRVTVERAGENGTALRATVENVTLTARRGDRVLTRRDISPTVTVATPVLLLHDQMATYETRLHAPIEQPGLSQRLTARLYPMVWARGYAQFGGVPIENVLANRHVSLAANGALLGVQRSTFGRSDPNGRQALTEATAMTGVEDLVTGSNDTAFASELLGRASYRPVGEDISTGGVADEYPRANETMRVGVNETADAAFRTVAAPNALDETTADAYTVEVRLVADSRHVSGGRPDRPDPPGENWTLVAEETSETTRAIDEAEATPGVPDGWHELRSFGRIVAVEYTRVAVWESVDGNESRRRQTIASRTERRRVSVTIVGRHEGESAAPDRPITTAHDSDGSPVDGPNLADVAGRAERGLVDRAGGRDAVTERAADGRLRTRVVPVTAERPAELRAWVYRDLRRLRERVRAINASVERGAVGTFETNPARRLQRRLAERRAALVDAPATYDSAAQKARVAARIAYLDAVEERLAARANGRATAGSRVESQLQERTGGSLRDLRRSLTARETQVPRARPVPTGPAGPVRTRVDARPQYLTLASLDESRHPAVDGSEHPLVARNVNVFTVPYGDAADAVTTGATASADRTRLSTAATALAAANATAANVTTEAAENESLNEHRASLNDRVRDANDGVAAELRATVREETGADARTSRRIVTAGLHRWNSAHARGLALADGRAAKRVAAVAAERRDLSAVERDWLRVRLSGTVNDALKRPIARPREPVVNRTAAATRTVAREALHAAVANATEHRAKQLAKKRFGRRVLPAGLPIAPWLGPVSWYATTNLWWVTVEGEYARFAVTANHGTPTTPGATTTYVRDDATARLDVDDDGEDEVLGHNERLRFRVETGVVVVVGPKPRGVGDRDGQTVETSAGWPNAGK, via the coding sequence GTGAGAGACGACACGCGAGGCCGCGTTCCCTTCGCGCTCCTGGGCGTCCTCCTGCTCGTGAGCAGCCTCACGCTCGCGCCGACGCTCACCCCCGACCCGGTGCCGAGCGACACCGCCGTCGAGCGCACGCTCGACCGGGCGTCCGCGGGGACGCAGACGGCGATGCGGGACGGCGTGGCGACCGCCGGTCGCCGAGCGGCCGCGAGTCCGGTACTCGAACCGGCCGACACGCCCGCCGGCCGAGCGCTGAACGACAGTCAGCCGTTCCGTGACGCGTTGCGGCTGAGAGTGTATCTGCGGGTCCGCGACCACCTCCGGCGCGTCGAGGCGAGGAGCGAGGGCGTCGAAGCCACGGCGAGCCTCCCGGCCATCGAGACGACCGAGGGCTATCGAAACGCTATCGACCGGGTCACCGTCGAGCGCGCGGGGGAGAACGGGACGGCGCTGCGAGCGACCGTCGAGAACGTCACGCTGACCGCCCGGCGCGGCGACCGAGTCCTGACGCGTCGGGACATCTCTCCGACGGTGACGGTCGCGACGCCGGTGTTGCTGCTCCACGACCAAATGGCGACCTACGAGACGCGACTGCACGCGCCGATAGAGCAGCCGGGGCTGAGTCAGCGTCTGACCGCGCGGCTGTACCCGATGGTGTGGGCGCGCGGCTACGCCCAGTTCGGCGGCGTGCCGATCGAGAACGTCCTCGCCAACCGGCACGTCAGCCTCGCGGCCAACGGCGCGCTGCTGGGCGTCCAGCGGTCGACGTTCGGCCGGAGCGACCCGAACGGCCGCCAGGCGCTCACCGAGGCGACGGCGATGACCGGCGTCGAGGATCTGGTCACGGGGAGCAACGACACCGCCTTCGCGAGCGAACTGCTCGGGCGGGCGTCCTATCGGCCAGTCGGCGAGGATATCAGCACCGGTGGGGTCGCCGACGAGTATCCGCGAGCCAACGAGACGATGCGAGTCGGTGTCAACGAAACCGCCGACGCCGCCTTCCGAACGGTCGCCGCACCGAACGCGCTCGACGAGACGACGGCCGACGCCTACACCGTCGAGGTCCGACTGGTCGCCGACAGTCGCCACGTCAGCGGCGGCCGACCCGACCGACCCGACCCGCCGGGGGAGAACTGGACGCTCGTCGCCGAGGAGACGAGCGAGACGACCCGGGCGATTGACGAGGCAGAAGCGACTCCCGGTGTGCCCGACGGCTGGCACGAACTGCGTAGTTTCGGCCGCATCGTCGCCGTCGAGTACACCCGCGTCGCGGTCTGGGAGTCCGTGGACGGGAACGAGAGCCGCCGAAGGCAGACGATAGCGAGCCGAACGGAGCGACGACGCGTGAGCGTCACCATCGTCGGCCGTCACGAGGGCGAGTCGGCCGCGCCGGACCGCCCGATCACGACGGCCCACGATTCCGACGGAAGCCCGGTCGACGGTCCGAATCTGGCCGACGTCGCGGGACGAGCGGAGCGGGGACTCGTCGACCGGGCCGGCGGTCGCGACGCCGTCACCGAGCGCGCCGCGGACGGTCGCCTCCGGACGCGAGTCGTCCCCGTGACGGCCGAACGACCCGCCGAACTGCGAGCGTGGGTGTACCGCGACCTGCGGCGACTCCGCGAGCGAGTTCGGGCGATAAACGCGAGCGTCGAGCGCGGGGCCGTCGGCACCTTCGAGACGAACCCGGCGCGCCGCCTACAACGGCGTCTCGCCGAGCGACGCGCGGCCCTGGTGGACGCCCCGGCCACCTACGACAGCGCCGCCCAGAAGGCCCGCGTCGCGGCCCGCATCGCGTATCTCGACGCCGTCGAGGAGCGGCTCGCGGCCCGAGCGAACGGGCGAGCGACGGCCGGGTCGAGGGTCGAGTCCCAGTTGCAGGAACGCACCGGCGGCTCGCTGCGCGATCTCCGTCGGAGCCTGACCGCCCGCGAGACGCAGGTGCCGCGGGCGCGGCCCGTCCCCACAGGTCCCGCCGGCCCGGTTCGGACGCGGGTCGACGCGCGCCCGCAGTATCTCACGCTGGCGTCGCTCGACGAGTCGCGACACCCGGCGGTAGACGGGAGCGAACACCCCCTCGTGGCCCGCAACGTCAACGTCTTCACCGTGCCCTACGGCGACGCCGCCGACGCCGTGACGACGGGCGCGACGGCGTCCGCGGACCGGACGCGGCTCTCGACGGCGGCGACGGCGCTGGCGGCGGCGAACGCGACGGCCGCGAACGTGACCACGGAGGCCGCCGAAAACGAGAGCCTAAACGAGCACCGAGCGTCCCTGAACGACCGCGTTCGGGACGCGAACGACGGCGTGGCCGCCGAGCTCCGGGCGACGGTGCGCGAGGAGACGGGCGCAGACGCCCGGACGAGTCGGCGGATCGTGACGGCGGGACTGCACCGCTGGAACTCCGCCCACGCGCGCGGGCTGGCGCTGGCGGACGGTCGGGCGGCGAAGCGCGTCGCCGCGGTCGCCGCCGAGCGGCGGGACCTCTCGGCGGTCGAGCGCGACTGGCTCCGGGTTCGGTTGTCGGGGACGGTGAACGACGCGCTGAAACGGCCCATCGCGCGACCCCGAGAGCCGGTGGTGAACCGGACCGCCGCAGCCACGAGAACGGTGGCGCGCGAAGCGCTTCACGCCGCCGTCGCCAACGCGACTGAACACCGGGCGAAGCAACTGGCGAAGAAACGGTTCGGCAGGCGGGTCCTGCCCGCGGGACTACCGATCGCACCGTGGCTCGGTCCCGTCTCGTGGTACGCGACGACGAACCTCTGGTGGGTCACCGTCGAGGGCGAGTACGCCCGCTTCGCGGTCACCGCGAACCACGGGACACCGACGACGCCGGGCGCGACCACGACCTACGTCCGCGACGACGCGACCGCCCGGCTCGACGTGGACGACGACGGCGAGGACGAGGTGCTCGGACACAACGAGCGGCTCCGGTTCCGCGTGGAGACGGGCGTCGTAGTCGTCGTCGGCCCGAAACCGCGCGGCGTCGGCGACAGGGACGGGCAGACCGTCGAGACGTCGGCCGGGTGGCCGAACGCCGGAAAGTGA
- a CDS encoding NUDIX hydrolase translates to MDFDRLAAHDPVEVTDEQREAAVVVPVVSRSDGEGILFTKRADHLQDHPGQMSFPGGGWEPEDDDLLDTALREANEEIGLDPQAAHVVGRLDDIRTITHYSVRPFVARIPDREYLPGDGEVAEIVVLPLSELTDLDNYESEHRDHPHYGEIRLHFFYVNGYTVWGATARMFVQLLELATDWEMPPEPDRYAGPDDDLPESVRDEVS, encoded by the coding sequence ATGGACTTCGACCGGCTGGCCGCCCACGACCCCGTCGAGGTTACCGACGAGCAGCGCGAGGCGGCCGTCGTCGTCCCGGTCGTCAGCCGGTCGGACGGCGAGGGGATCCTCTTCACCAAGCGCGCCGATCACCTGCAGGACCATCCCGGTCAGATGTCGTTTCCCGGCGGCGGATGGGAACCCGAAGACGACGACCTGCTGGACACCGCGCTGCGGGAGGCCAACGAGGAGATCGGCTTAGACCCGCAGGCGGCCCACGTCGTCGGCCGCTTGGACGACATCCGGACGATAACGCACTACTCCGTCCGGCCGTTCGTCGCGCGCATCCCCGACCGGGAGTACCTCCCCGGCGACGGGGAAGTCGCGGAGATCGTCGTGCTCCCGCTCTCGGAACTGACGGACCTGGACAACTACGAGTCCGAACACCGCGACCACCCCCACTACGGCGAGATCCGGCTCCACTTCTTCTACGTGAACGGCTACACGGTCTGGGGAGCGACGGCGCGGATGTTCGTCCAGTTGCTCGAACTGGCGACCGACTGGGAGATGCCGCCGGAGCCCGACCGCTACGCCGGTCCCGACGACGACCTCCCGGAGAGCGTCCGCGACGAAGTGAGCTGA
- a CDS encoding DUF7109 family protein → MDLTGDDFAGVVDVFGALTRAELGEACVELAFKRGEDAEAAAFDDGIDDALAGYHLVRVADHGADADDPLLVVGPAAFPRLPEGAEDLPHIMDVPDRIISDEAVARAAEERFREDAVVAVEAGDDDRIADLLDVSYDLEAWGPVELGEARTRLDDAG, encoded by the coding sequence ATGGACCTGACAGGAGACGACTTCGCCGGCGTCGTCGACGTCTTCGGCGCGCTCACCCGAGCGGAACTCGGGGAGGCCTGCGTCGAACTCGCGTTCAAGCGCGGCGAGGACGCCGAGGCGGCGGCGTTCGACGACGGCATCGACGACGCGCTGGCGGGCTACCACCTCGTTCGCGTCGCCGACCACGGCGCGGACGCCGACGACCCGCTCTTGGTCGTCGGACCGGCGGCGTTCCCGCGGCTACCCGAGGGCGCGGAGGACCTCCCGCACATCATGGACGTGCCCGACCGGATCATCTCGGACGAGGCGGTCGCGAGGGCCGCCGAGGAGCGCTTCCGCGAGGACGCGGTCGTCGCGGTCGAAGCCGGCGACGACGACCGCATCGCCGACCTGCTGGACGTGAGCTACGACCTCGAAGCGTGGGGGCCGGTCGAGCTGGGCGAGGCCCGCACCCGTCTCGACGACGCCGGATAG
- a CDS encoding aldo/keto reductase has protein sequence MATREGTWAYRDDHDEFARTFYRRFGDGVVSSIGVGTYLGDPTDERDDAYHDAIVTALESGVNVVDTAINYRHQRSERVVGRALSDADVDRESVVVATKGGFVPFDGERPDDPGAFVGSEYLDTGIVEREDLVSGQHCIAPDFIDDQLDRSLDNLGVDTVDLYYVHNPETQLAENSREDVYDQLEAAFERLEERAAEGDLNHYGVATWEAFRVPQSHDSYLSLPEIAERARAAAKTVGNTATHFRAIQCPFNVFMADAFSVEAHEGADGAQSALWFAQDAGLNVFTSASIMQGRLAKEMPENVEARLDGESRAQRALNFARSAPGVTCSLVGTSSVEHARENVDAGRYEPLGADAFDAVFE, from the coding sequence ATGGCAACACGCGAGGGGACCTGGGCGTACCGGGACGACCACGACGAGTTCGCCCGCACCTTCTATCGGCGCTTCGGGGACGGAGTCGTCTCCAGCATCGGCGTCGGCACGTATCTGGGCGACCCGACCGACGAGCGAGACGACGCCTATCACGACGCCATCGTGACCGCGCTGGAGTCAGGGGTCAACGTCGTCGACACCGCGATCAACTACCGCCACCAGCGCTCCGAACGCGTCGTCGGTCGAGCGCTCTCCGACGCCGACGTGGACCGGGAGAGCGTCGTCGTCGCCACCAAGGGCGGGTTCGTCCCGTTCGACGGCGAGCGGCCCGACGACCCCGGCGCGTTCGTCGGGTCGGAGTATCTCGACACTGGAATCGTCGAGCGCGAGGACCTCGTCAGCGGACAGCACTGCATCGCGCCGGACTTCATCGACGACCAACTGGACCGCTCGCTGGACAACCTCGGCGTGGATACCGTCGACCTCTACTACGTCCACAACCCCGAGACGCAACTGGCCGAGAACAGCCGCGAGGACGTGTACGATCAGTTAGAAGCGGCGTTCGAACGGCTGGAGGAGCGGGCGGCCGAGGGCGACTTGAACCACTACGGCGTGGCGACGTGGGAGGCCTTCCGCGTCCCGCAGTCCCACGACAGCTACCTCTCGCTGCCCGAAATCGCCGAGCGCGCCAGAGCGGCGGCGAAGACGGTCGGCAACACGGCGACGCACTTCCGGGCGATCCAGTGCCCGTTCAACGTGTTCATGGCCGACGCCTTCAGCGTCGAGGCACACGAGGGGGCCGACGGTGCCCAATCGGCGCTGTGGTTCGCACAGGACGCCGGCCTGAACGTGTTCACGAGCGCCTCGATCATGCAGGGCCGACTCGCGAAGGAGATGCCGGAGAACGTCGAGGCGAGACTCGACGGCGAGTCCCGCGCCCAGCGTGCACTCAACTTCGCGCGGAGCGCCCCCGGCGTGACCTGCTCGCTGGTCGGGACGAGCAGCGTCGAACACGCGAGAGAGAACGTCGACGCCGGCCGGTACGAACCGCTCGGCGCGGACGCCTTCGACGCCGTCTTCGAGTGA
- a CDS encoding MFS transporter, with the protein MNLSRVVFAPLIEPIRAATGASDATLGLLATLVWAGSAVPRLPTGYLLTRLTRAQVIFGSGVLLTGGTAFVALNTDPTLLLVGGFVMGAASGVYLIAANTLVSELFPAAPGRALGGHGVASQIAAVAAPTLVSAALVVGDWQTTLRAIAVAAAVTTVVFTLVARRTDFPEAGTADRDLLAAVRSQWRIVLTAVVTVGLTSMVWNGLFNFYVTYLTTVGFTEATGRTLLQVTFGAGVPAFYVSGRLSDRLPAVPYMLVILGIFAGCVLLLPTLGGFWPLAALGAVMGYTIHSIFPAVDTYLLGSLPDRHRASAYAAYGAGMMLLQAPGSVVVGGLRGMQVPFPAIFEGLGAGLVALLFVLLMLHLDGRLPETAEA; encoded by the coding sequence ATGAACCTCTCCCGGGTGGTGTTCGCGCCGCTCATCGAGCCCATCCGAGCGGCGACCGGTGCCAGCGACGCCACGCTGGGGCTGCTGGCGACGCTCGTCTGGGCCGGCAGCGCGGTCCCGCGGCTCCCGACGGGGTACCTGCTGACGCGGCTGACGCGAGCGCAGGTCATCTTCGGGTCCGGCGTCCTGCTGACCGGGGGGACGGCGTTCGTCGCGCTGAACACCGACCCGACGCTGCTGCTCGTCGGCGGGTTCGTGATGGGGGCCGCCAGCGGCGTCTACCTCATCGCGGCCAACACGCTCGTCAGCGAACTCTTCCCCGCCGCGCCGGGGCGGGCGCTCGGCGGCCACGGCGTCGCCAGCCAGATCGCCGCCGTTGCCGCCCCCACGCTGGTCTCGGCTGCGCTCGTCGTCGGCGACTGGCAGACCACCTTGCGGGCGATCGCCGTCGCCGCCGCGGTGACGACCGTCGTCTTCACGCTCGTGGCCCGACGGACCGACTTCCCCGAGGCCGGAACCGCCGACCGCGACCTCCTCGCGGCGGTGCGCTCGCAGTGGCGCATCGTCCTCACCGCCGTCGTCACCGTCGGCCTGACCTCGATGGTGTGGAACGGCCTGTTCAACTTCTACGTCACATACCTCACGACCGTCGGTTTCACCGAGGCGACGGGCCGGACGCTGTTGCAGGTCACCTTCGGCGCGGGCGTCCCGGCCTTCTACGTCAGCGGCCGCCTCTCGGACCGCCTGCCCGCGGTCCCGTACATGCTCGTCATCCTCGGGATCTTCGCCGGCTGCGTCCTCCTCCTGCCGACGCTCGGCGGCTTCTGGCCGCTCGCGGCGCTCGGCGCGGTCATGGGGTACACCATCCACAGCATCTTCCCCGCGGTCGACACCTACCTGCTCGGGTCCCTCCCCGACCGTCACCGAGCCAGCGCCTACGCCGCCTACGGGGCCGGGATGATGCTGCTACAGGCCCCCGGGAGCGTCGTCGTCGGCGGTCTGCGCGGCATGCAGGTCCCCTTCCCGGCTATCTTCGAGGGGCTCGGTGCCGGGCTGGTCGCGCTCCTGTTCGTCTTGCTGATGCTCCACCTCGACGGCCGACTGCCCGAGACCGCCGAAGCGTGA